The following proteins come from a genomic window of Victivallis lenta:
- a CDS encoding DUF2924 domain-containing protein, whose translation MKTACKSTNIRVELARLQVMELHELREKWRELYGKDAPDCGKVFLRKQLAFRIQELRYGGISETAQSVLEKIGEMPKVRPNPGGVIPGTRFEREWKGTIHVVIATDTGFEYNGQNYRSLSGAAFAITGTQWNGKKFFGVK comes from the coding sequence ATGAAAACGGCTTGCAAGTCGACTAATATTCGTGTGGAGCTTGCACGGCTTCAAGTCATGGAGCTTCACGAGTTACGGGAAAAATGGCGCGAGCTTTACGGGAAAGATGCGCCGGATTGCGGAAAAGTATTCCTCCGGAAGCAGCTGGCCTTTCGTATTCAGGAACTTCGTTATGGAGGAATCAGTGAAACGGCGCAATCCGTTTTAGAGAAAATCGGGGAAATGCCAAAGGTTCGGCCGAATCCAGGCGGCGTGATTCCCGGAACTCGGTTTGAGCGGGAATGGAAAGGGACGATTCATGTAGTGATCGCCACCGATACCGGATTTGAATACAACGGTCAGAATTACCGTTCCCTCTCCGGAGCGGCATTTGCCATTACCGGAACGCAATGGAACGGCAAGAAATTTTTCGGAGTAAAATAA